ATCCATAAAATACGAGGTAAGATAGTTTCTAATTTCATAAGCTCTAAATTCtcggtgtatatatatatatatatattttttttatcatcttcttcCATCTTAAGCATTGAAAGTCCCCTGAGCCcaagaaaaacttgttttagaggttttcataattttctaatCCAATAACCGATTGCAAGTTTCCTTAAAATTAATCTCGTCacattataaatattagaatatgtaaataaatatattatgtgcCACCTCCACTTTCCACAGTGATGTATATATATCAGCTGTCAAATGAATGACAGGCGGacaaaacatttcaaaatcttacatggtatcagagcaacccTAATTCTATTTCCTTAACATCTAGCCGCCGCCAGCACATTTTACTGTAGAAAATGGTGAAGAAGTTGTGCTAGGAAGACCAGCCACCCGAACACTCCATTTCCGCCTCCCTGTCAGCCGAAGGTTTCCCCTCACTTTCCCCTTCACTCTCCCATTTTCTTCAGTCACAGATCACAACCAAGACAACCTCATCTTCCCCACACACAATCTCGCTGCCTCAGTTCCTCCCCCCCTCTCCTGCACGTCCATTTCCCCCTTCAGCGTCGTTGACCTCTCAGCTGCTCCCTTCTCCAGCCGCCAGCTCACCATGAATCAGCCGCCAGCTCCCTTTTCGCTCATCTTCAAAGCCAAAACAGAGAATCAGCCATAGCCTCACAGCCGGCTTATCTTCTTCACCCTtcgtcattttattttattttcccttcttctgGCCAGCGAGAGCTGAGCTCCCTTCTCCCCCCGAagctttcccttttcttctccttcttctggCCAGCCGCTCCATCTTTCTACCATCTCCCATTTTTCATCTCAAAACTGCATCACCAAAAATATAATGACAGGGCACACATCCGACCCAGCAAACTCCccctcttctcctcctcctccccgaCCTAATCCCTCTCATCCTGCTCTTGCAGTATCCAATATCAACACCTTCATCAAAGTCACCTTAGACATTGAAAAGGGTCAATACATTACGTGGTCAGAGCTATTTAAAATCCATGCTAGGGCTTATCAAGTTCTTGATCATATCATTCCTCCCTCAACAGCAGAGATGAAGCAGTACACATCCCGTCAAGACACGGACCCTGACCTCTGGTCCCGTGTTGATGCCATTGTTCTACAATGGATCTACGGCACTATCTCTGAAGATCTTCTTAACACCATCCTTGAACGTGACTCCACCGCTGCACTTGCATGGAACAGATTGAGGGACATTTTCTCGGACAATAAAAACTCTAGGGCTCTTTATCTCGAACAAGAATTTTCAAAGGTTCAAATGGAGCATTTTGCAGATGCCTCATCCTACTGTCAACATCTTAAGTCCCTCTCGGATCAGCTGTCAAATGTTGGATCTCCTGTAACAAATGAAAGGTTGGTTCTTCAACTTGTTTCTGGTTTAACTGATGCCTATGCTAGTGTTGGTTCCCAGATTCGTCATGGTGATTCTCTCCCCCCCTTTTACAAAGCACGGTCTATGCTGGTTTTGGAGGAGACAGCAAGGACGAAAAAGGCTGCCCAGACCTCTTTCAACTCTGCCTTCTTTGTCTCTCCAGTCGCCCATTCCATTGGCCATACGGCTGGAAATCCATTCCACTACCGCCCCAATCACACTTCCAACCGAAGCTCCACCACTCGTAATAGCAGAGGAGGTGGCAGTAGTGCCCGTAGTAGCAAAGGCAGAGGAAGGGGTGGTGGCCGTGGAGGCCAGTTGCACCAGCAACAATACACTACACCCTGGCAGCCAATGTCCTCACAACAGCAGCAATGGTCTTCTCCTCCTTGGGCCGGGCCGTGGCAACCTTGGGCTACGCCCCCATGCCCATACCCAACGGCAAACCACTTGTCTCACCAGCCCAGCTCTCAACGTCAGACAGGCGTTCTTGGGCCCAGGCCACAACAGGCCCACATGGCAGCCTCTACACCGCAGGCCCAATCATCTTATGCTCCAACCGACATTCAAGCAGCTATGCATACACTCTCAATTACTCCTCCTGACAATCAATGGTACATGGACACCGGCGCCACATCTCACATGACCGCAAACAGAGGTAATCTTACGTCTTATTTCAATATGAGCAACAATCGTAATATTACTGTTGGTAGTGGTCATACTATTCCAATTATTGGTTGTGGAAACGCATTACTACCTAACCCCAacccttctttatctttgaATAATGTCTTGCATGcc
This region of Populus alba chromosome 3, ASM523922v2, whole genome shotgun sequence genomic DNA includes:
- the LOC140955356 gene encoding uncharacterized protein, whose protein sequence is MTGHTSDPANSPSSPPPPRPNPSHPALAVSNINTFIKVTLDIEKGQYITWSELFKIHARAYQVLDHIIPPSTAEMKQYTSRQDTDPDLWSRVDAIVLQWIYGTISEDLLNTILERDSTAALAWNRLRDIFSDNKNSRALYLEQEFSKVQMEHFADASSYCQHLKSLSDQLSNVGSPVTNERLVLQLVSGLTDAYASVGSQIRHGDSLPPFYKARSMLVLEETARTKKAAQTSFNSAFFVSPVAHSIGHTAGNPFHYRPNHTSNRSSTTRNSRGGGSSARSSKGRGRGGGRGGQLHQQQYTTPWQPMSSQQQQWSSPPWAGPWQPWATPPCPYPTANHLSHQPSSQRQTGVLGPRPQQAHMAASTPQAQSSYAPTDIQAAMHTLSITPPDNQWYMDTGATSHMTANRGFSNGDAFTEM